In the Paenibacillus pabuli genome, one interval contains:
- a CDS encoding response regulator transcription factor has product MKHLLLADDDANIRALLRHVMTKEGYSVHEAQDGVEAVKLMKETPIDLAILDVMMPGMDGLELCDFIRQQYDIPIMLLTARDQLSDKRDGYLRGTDEYVTKPFEPEELIYRVKALFRRYHRTSSDIIRMNRIVIDRNNVEVSDGQSILFLPMKEFELLSQLAQYPGRLFSRDELIRLVWGADYEGDDRTVDVHIKRLRDRFADYTDDFVIHTVRGIGYKMEVKTR; this is encoded by the coding sequence ATGAAACATCTGCTTCTGGCGGACGATGACGCCAACATTAGAGCACTCCTTCGGCATGTCATGACCAAAGAGGGGTATAGCGTGCATGAAGCACAGGATGGGGTGGAAGCAGTCAAACTGATGAAAGAAACGCCGATTGATCTGGCGATCCTGGACGTGATGATGCCAGGCATGGACGGTCTGGAGCTATGTGATTTCATCCGGCAGCAGTATGACATACCGATCATGCTGCTAACGGCAAGGGATCAACTATCCGACAAAAGGGATGGCTATCTGAGAGGCACGGATGAATATGTGACGAAGCCGTTTGAACCCGAAGAGTTGATCTACAGGGTCAAGGCACTGTTTCGCCGTTATCACCGCACGTCAAGTGATATCATTCGCATGAATCGCATTGTGATTGACCGGAACAACGTGGAGGTATCTGATGGTCAATCCATTTTGTTTTTGCCAATGAAGGAATTTGAACTGCTCTCCCAGCTGGCACAGTATCCAGGTCGATTATTCTCGCGGGATGAATTGATTAGGCTTGTCTGGGGCGCAGATTACGAAGGTGATGACCGTACGGTGGATGTGCACATCAAGCGGTTACGCGATCGGTTTGCCGATTATACGGACGACTTTGTGATTCATACGGTACGTGGGATCGGTTACAAGATGGAGGTGAAAACCCGGTGA
- a CDS encoding sensor histidine kinase, whose protein sequence is MRTLYVRVFLITIAVIVVSGMLGFLLSNIYYHAKLKSFNDEKLVGIAMQMKQFVEREPDMMKQYLDNAAALGYEIYVTDGKGTDEFYGSEFREKDLDKQAVDLVLHGEVYHGVAQFPSKPFITGFFDNQLSNTVGVQLQIGNTSYGLFMRPDVILQFGELRIFFALIGAHTVGISILIFLISTRYLVNPIERLSEATKRIVQGNYNLKLPTKRRDEIGQLAQHFMTMSRELERVDQARQQFVSNVSHEIQSPLTSIQGFAQLLSDRDLPEQEREHYASIIVEESRHLSLLSKQLLLLSSLEQGQEDLTKEEFSLRDQFRQAVQVLQWQLEEKELLLRISVPESIQLVGNEVLLMQVWMNLLGNAVNHLPQGRSIEIRAEQTDTLCVIQIRDTGDGIEAEHLPFLFDRFYRVDRARERSSGRTGLGLAIVQKIVRIHDGTIEVSSSAEGTVFTVTLPQM, encoded by the coding sequence GTGAGGACTTTGTATGTTCGAGTCTTCCTCATTACGATCGCTGTGATTGTGGTCAGCGGCATGCTGGGTTTTCTTCTATCCAATATCTATTATCATGCGAAGCTTAAGTCTTTCAATGACGAGAAGCTGGTAGGCATCGCCATGCAAATGAAGCAATTTGTGGAGCGGGAGCCAGACATGATGAAGCAGTATCTGGACAACGCTGCAGCTCTCGGTTACGAGATCTATGTGACAGATGGCAAGGGGACTGATGAATTCTACGGTAGTGAGTTCCGAGAGAAGGATCTGGACAAGCAAGCTGTAGATTTGGTGCTGCACGGTGAGGTCTACCATGGTGTTGCCCAGTTTCCAAGCAAACCCTTCATTACGGGTTTCTTTGACAATCAGTTAAGCAATACCGTTGGTGTTCAACTGCAGATCGGAAATACAAGCTACGGCCTGTTTATGCGCCCGGACGTCATTTTGCAATTTGGCGAACTGCGTATCTTTTTTGCACTGATTGGGGCACATACGGTAGGTATTAGTATCTTGATCTTTCTAATCAGTACGCGCTACTTGGTCAATCCAATTGAACGTCTGTCGGAGGCGACCAAGCGAATTGTTCAAGGGAACTATAATCTGAAACTGCCCACGAAGAGGCGTGACGAGATTGGGCAGCTGGCTCAGCATTTTATGACGATGAGTCGTGAATTGGAAAGGGTGGATCAGGCACGTCAGCAGTTTGTATCGAACGTCTCGCATGAGATTCAATCGCCGCTGACCTCGATCCAGGGTTTTGCCCAACTGCTCTCAGATCGGGATCTTCCTGAACAGGAAAGGGAGCACTATGCTTCCATTATTGTGGAAGAGAGCCGCCATCTCTCGTTGCTCAGCAAACAGCTGCTTCTGCTGTCATCCCTCGAACAAGGCCAGGAGGATCTGACCAAAGAGGAGTTCTCTCTGCGGGATCAATTCCGCCAAGCCGTTCAGGTGCTGCAATGGCAGCTGGAAGAAAAGGAGCTGCTGCTCCGGATATCGGTACCCGAATCCATTCAGCTGGTTGGCAATGAAGTACTGCTCATGCAGGTATGGATGAATCTGCTGGGTAATGCAGTGAATCATCTTCCGCAGGGAAGAAGCATCGAGATCCGAGCAGAGCAGACCGATACTCTCTGTGTAATCCAAATTCGGGATACAGGGGATGGGATTGAGGCAGAGCATCTGCCATTCCTGTTCGATCGTTTCTATAGGGTGGACCGTGCACGGGAGCGTTCTTCCGGTCGAACCGGGCTTGGGCTGGCCATTGTGCAGAAGATTGTCCGGATTCATGACGGAACAATTGAAGTCTCCAGTTCGGCCGAAGGTACGGTCTTCACTGTGACTCTTCCACAGATGTAA
- a CDS encoding ABC transporter ATP-binding protein — protein MRNRLVLQGITQTFEDGGVKRTILDKLDLEVAEGELVAVMGPSGSGKSTFLSIAGALLEPTEGQVLLDGKSIMGKSKQDISNVRLQQLGFIFQSANLIPYLKVEEQLMVVAKLAGTDKTKAAKRVDELLNTVGLAHRRKAYAEKLSGGERQRVAIARALMNDPAVLLADEPTASLDAARGLDIVSMIAKLVAEQGKSAVMVTHDERVLSLCNRVLFLENGKLVHQ, from the coding sequence ATGAGAAACCGATTGGTATTGCAGGGAATTACACAGACCTTTGAGGATGGCGGGGTCAAACGTACGATTTTGGATAAGCTGGATCTTGAAGTTGCCGAAGGGGAACTCGTGGCGGTCATGGGTCCTTCCGGGTCAGGCAAAAGTACATTTCTGTCCATTGCAGGTGCACTCCTTGAACCAACGGAGGGGCAAGTTCTGCTTGATGGGAAATCGATTATGGGGAAAAGCAAACAGGACATTTCCAATGTGCGGCTTCAGCAGCTCGGTTTTATTTTTCAAAGCGCCAACCTCATTCCTTATCTGAAAGTGGAAGAACAGCTGATGGTCGTTGCGAAGCTTGCCGGAACGGACAAAACCAAGGCAGCGAAGCGAGTGGATGAGCTGCTCAACACGGTGGGCTTAGCTCATCGGCGGAAGGCATATGCCGAAAAGCTGTCTGGCGGGGAACGTCAGCGGGTTGCCATTGCGCGGGCGTTAATGAATGATCCGGCTGTGCTGCTGGCGGACGAACCGACAGCCAGCCTGGATGCAGCACGAGGTCTCGATATTGTTAGCATGATTGCGAAGCTGGTTGCAGAGCAGGGCAAGAGTGCAGTCATGGTTACGCATGATGAGCGGGTTCTTTCGCTGTGCAACCGGGTTCTCTTTTTGGAGAATGGAAAACTGGTACACCAATAA
- a CDS encoding alpha/beta fold hydrolase → MRKLLVKVSKRFLIVFLLIAILSLIFPTWTPAIRGENSISTLGQVEINGAGHEVMIRGMDRDNPILIFVHGGPGCSEIPYVRKYQEELEQHFTIVHYDQRGSGKSYHFLEDYSGLTTDVLVEDLLALTDYVTAELGQDKVSLVGHSFGTYIGTKAAAKAPDKFHAYIGIGQVADHVQSELDSLNYTIAQAKQAGHSEDVASLERLRGSIERGEMYTPRNMVRKYGGAARQIDENRDYILGFLFGPEYNALDVIRYFMGIQATQELLLKEESGDHLPDLVKELEIPTYFVMGKYDYMTSVNAARKYFDELEAPVKEFKVFEHSAHYPQFEEKEQFAAWLIETYKSY, encoded by the coding sequence ATGCGTAAGCTGCTTGTTAAAGTATCCAAACGCTTTCTGATCGTGTTTCTGCTTATTGCCATACTCTCGCTTATATTTCCGACTTGGACTCCAGCAATTAGGGGTGAGAACAGCATTAGCACGTTAGGGCAGGTCGAGATCAACGGCGCAGGCCATGAGGTTATGATTCGGGGAATGGATCGGGACAATCCTATCCTTATCTTTGTACACGGTGGTCCGGGATGCTCCGAAATTCCTTATGTCAGAAAATATCAGGAGGAGCTCGAACAGCATTTTACCATTGTGCATTATGATCAGCGCGGGAGTGGGAAGTCTTATCACTTTCTGGAGGATTACTCGGGGTTGACGACGGATGTGCTTGTAGAGGATTTATTGGCATTAACCGATTATGTGACCGCGGAGCTTGGACAGGATAAGGTCAGTTTGGTCGGTCATTCATTTGGTACATACATAGGAACAAAGGCTGCCGCCAAGGCACCAGACAAATTCCATGCTTACATCGGTATTGGACAAGTCGCTGATCACGTGCAGAGTGAGCTGGACAGTCTGAATTATACCATTGCTCAGGCGAAGCAGGCCGGTCATTCAGAGGACGTGGCAAGTCTGGAACGTCTACGAGGTTCAATTGAGCGAGGGGAGATGTATACGCCAAGGAATATGGTGCGCAAATACGGCGGTGCAGCCAGACAGATCGATGAAAATAGGGATTATATACTCGGCTTCCTGTTTGGTCCTGAATACAATGCACTGGATGTCATTCGATACTTCATGGGCATTCAGGCTACCCAGGAACTGCTTTTGAAAGAGGAATCAGGCGATCACTTACCCGACCTTGTAAAAGAGCTGGAGATTCCGACTTACTTTGTCATGGGAAAATACGATTATATGACATCGGTGAATGCGGCACGGAAGTATTTCGATGAACTGGAGGCTCCAGTTAAAGAGTTCAAGGTGTTTGAACATTCGGCACACTATCCTCAGTTTGAGGAAAAGGAGCAATTTGCTGCATGGTTAATAGAGACGTATAAGTCTTACTAA
- a CDS encoding NUDIX hydrolase, giving the protein MQSLSIEQFPALSASIHWGTVTAEFRLNDIVDEAMVSNVSIIPFVGKQCVVFQLDNGKWELPGGTLEPGESYSDALKREVMEELGAELQSYRIFGQFYCKSGATEPYRPHIPHPHFVRVIGYGDVELVGKPLNPVDGEQVVAVELVEIAEAIRRFQNQNRHDIAEMYQLAYELREEGRR; this is encoded by the coding sequence ATGCAAAGCTTAAGTATTGAACAATTTCCGGCACTGAGTGCTTCGATTCATTGGGGGACGGTTACAGCGGAGTTCAGGTTGAACGATATCGTGGATGAAGCAATGGTGAGCAACGTGAGCATTATCCCGTTCGTCGGGAAGCAGTGCGTCGTGTTTCAACTGGATAATGGCAAATGGGAGCTGCCGGGAGGAACATTGGAACCTGGAGAGAGCTATTCGGATGCATTAAAGCGCGAAGTGATGGAAGAGCTGGGTGCGGAGCTGCAGTCGTATCGGATATTCGGTCAATTCTATTGCAAATCTGGCGCCACTGAGCCGTATCGACCACATATTCCACATCCTCATTTTGTGAGAGTGATTGGATATGGAGATGTTGAACTTGTAGGCAAGCCGCTGAATCCGGTGGATGGAGAGCAGGTTGTTGCCGTAGAGCTTGTAGAGATAGCCGAAGCCATTCGGAGATTTCAGAATCAGAATAGACATGATATTGCGGAGATGTACCAATTGGCTTATGAACTGCGAGAAGAAGGTAGACGGTAA
- a CDS encoding DUF4275 family protein — translation MIREQINKMLDVLPESELNVAYSRIELVYRRYMFEQNLENKAVQVTELCEESEGIPEQWDDVFAGNIDDEVKEAIYYSQYKWHMFSYKKQPCLTGDAARDAFDTELKNDLYVMYQHTPFIQVYENANAVVAADFDSEQDIYIFDRQFTWTYVHTHEDMCGPYFYKKSLSE, via the coding sequence GTGATTCGAGAACAAATCAATAAGATGTTAGACGTTTTGCCTGAAAGTGAACTGAATGTGGCGTACTCGCGGATCGAGCTTGTATATCGTAGATATATGTTTGAGCAAAATCTGGAGAATAAGGCCGTTCAGGTGACGGAGCTGTGCGAGGAATCTGAGGGCATTCCTGAGCAGTGGGATGACGTATTTGCCGGCAATATAGATGACGAGGTAAAAGAAGCGATCTACTACAGCCAATATAAATGGCATATGTTTAGTTATAAGAAACAACCTTGTTTAACGGGCGATGCAGCGCGAGATGCTTTTGATACCGAGCTCAAAAATGACTTATATGTCATGTATCAGCATACGCCGTTTATCCAGGTATATGAAAATGCAAATGCAGTCGTTGCGGCGGACTTTGATTCTGAACAGGATATCTATATCTTCGACCGTCAGTTTACCTGGACCTATGTACATACTCACGAAGACATGTGTGGGCCTTATTTTTATAAAAAAAGCTTATCTGAGTAA
- a CDS encoding ABC transporter permease — translation MYLAIREMRFAKGRYALIATIMVLVSFLVLFVTGLAQGLAYDNAASIKNMAATHFVLEQDSNHRFTRSQVNQDQLEQSRSVVGQENAEPLGVKMTTVSPADDTKKIDVTLFMVNPESWLAPTVTEGVPITDQKDGQVVVDQKLSESGVTIGTVLVDQASGTEWTVGGFVQNESFSHSPVVFLNEQEWLALQGVSRTSLGTEGNNASLYNAIAIKDAGGKVDSLSTALPNAEVITKSEAVSAIPGYKEEQGSLLMMIAFLFVISAFVLAVFFYVITIQKTSQFGILKAIGTRNSYLARSVTLQVLILSIGSLVVSVMLVRLFESILPASMPFQLGLSTLALTCILFVIMSVAGSLFSVWKVAKIDALDAIGRTAA, via the coding sequence ATGTACTTGGCTATTAGAGAGATGAGGTTTGCCAAAGGGCGGTATGCGTTAATAGCTACCATTATGGTACTGGTTTCATTTTTGGTACTGTTTGTTACAGGTCTTGCGCAGGGGCTGGCGTATGACAACGCCGCGTCGATCAAAAATATGGCAGCAACCCATTTCGTTCTGGAACAAGATTCAAATCACCGTTTTACCCGGTCGCAGGTGAATCAGGATCAGCTTGAACAGTCGCGCTCGGTGGTAGGGCAAGAAAATGCAGAGCCGCTGGGTGTGAAAATGACAACCGTTAGCCCGGCTGACGACACCAAGAAAATAGATGTCACTCTGTTTATGGTGAACCCAGAAAGCTGGCTTGCGCCAACCGTCACTGAAGGCGTTCCGATTACGGATCAGAAGGACGGACAAGTTGTAGTGGATCAAAAGCTGTCGGAGTCCGGCGTGACCATTGGGACAGTCTTGGTGGATCAAGCATCGGGAACGGAGTGGACAGTCGGTGGATTTGTGCAAAATGAGTCCTTCAGCCACTCACCAGTCGTGTTCTTGAATGAACAGGAATGGCTTGCGCTCCAAGGAGTTTCACGTACCAGTTTAGGTACAGAAGGCAATAATGCTTCGTTATACAATGCCATTGCCATTAAGGATGCTGGTGGGAAGGTTGACAGCCTGAGTACTGCATTGCCGAATGCCGAAGTGATTACGAAGTCCGAAGCGGTATCGGCCATTCCTGGCTATAAGGAAGAGCAGGGTTCGCTGCTCATGATGATCGCCTTTCTGTTTGTCATCTCGGCATTTGTACTTGCGGTATTTTTCTACGTCATCACCATTCAGAAAACGAGTCAGTTTGGCATTTTGAAAGCCATTGGGACACGGAATTCCTATCTGGCGAGGAGTGTTACCTTGCAAGTGCTGATTCTGTCCATCGGCAGTCTGGTGGTTAGCGTTATGCTGGTCCGACTGTTTGAGTCCATCCTGCCAGCTTCAATGCCGTTTCAATTGGGCTTGTCCACCCTGGCACTGACCTGCATTTTATTTGTAATCATGTCTGTGGCCGGTTCGTTGTTCTCGGTGTGGAAGGTTGCCAAAATTGATGCGCTTGATGCGATTGGGAGGACAGCAGCATGA